One part of the Anaerotignum faecicola genome encodes these proteins:
- a CDS encoding VanZ family protein — protein MANIWNPYRFAYSEYVVPLLCLSLILIGVIIRWLIEGRKRNEYIWRLLLMFWIFTILSATILGRGRYRGDNLNLHLFWTFR, from the coding sequence TGGCGAATATCTGGAATCCATACAGATTTGCATATTCAGAATATGTGGTGCCGTTATTATGCCTGTCATTAATCCTGATTGGAGTAATAATAAGATGGTTAATTGAAGGCAGAAAAAGAAATGAATATATCTGGAGACTGCTGCTTATGTTTTGGATATTTACCATACTCTCCGCCACAATACTGGGGAGAGGCAGATATAGGGGGGATAATCTAAATCTTCACCTGTTCTGGACCTTTCGTT